The following coding sequences are from one Brienomyrus brachyistius isolate T26 chromosome 2, BBRACH_0.4, whole genome shotgun sequence window:
- the ccnh gene encoding cyclin-H translates to MYHNSSQKKFWTFENEECLEKLRFQANQKFRAKVLGSGKELTGLDESSFLNPFEEDVLFRHYERRLLEFCANFKPVMPKSVVGTAAMYFRRFYLHNSVMEYHPRIIMLTCAYLACKVDEFNVSSSQFVGNLPETAAGQEKALEQILEYELLLIQQLNFHLVVHNPYRPLEGFLIDLKTRYTTLENPEMLRKTADDFLNRATMTDAGLLCSPSQIALTAVLNSASRAGISMESYLTECLGLKEDKETLCKMIDLMRRIKNLLKKYELPNSDEVNMYKQKLERIHAEFVNTIPKRKRGYEDDDHVTKEHPVAEEEEWTDEDLEYLMT, encoded by the exons ATGTATCACAATAGCTCACAGAAAAAATTTTGGACATTTGAAAATGAAGAATGTTTAGAGAAACTTAGGTTTCAAGCCAATCAGAAGTTTCGTGCAAAAGTTCTTGGTAGTGGAAAG GAATTGACAGGATTGGATGAATCCTCATTTTTGAATCCTTTCGAGGAAGATGTGCTTTTCAGACACTATGAAAGGAGACTTCTCGAATTCTGTGCTAATTTCAAGCCTGTGATGCCAAAATCTGTTGTG GGTACAGCAGCTATGTATTTTAGAAGATTTTACTTGCATAACTCAGTAATGGAGTACCATCCCAGGATTATTAT GCTTACCTGTGCATACCTGGCCTGCAAAGTAGATGAGTTTAATGTGTCGAGCAGCCAGTTCGTTGGAAATCTGCCGGAGACAGCTGCAGGACAGGAAAAAGCTCTGGAACAGATCCTTGAGTATGAACTACTACTCATCCAGCAGCTAAATTTCCACCTGGTGGTGCACAACCCCTACCGACCTCTAGAGGGTTTCCTCATTGACCTCAAG ACAAGATATACGACACTGGAGAACCCAGAGATGCTAAGGAAAACCGCTGATGATTTTCTTAACCGTGCTACTATGACAGATGCGGGTCTTCTCTGCTCTCCGTCACAGATTGCTTTGACCGCTGTGCTGAATAGTGCTTCTCGGGCTGGCATTAGCATGGAAAG TTACCTGACAGAATGCTTGGGTTTGAAAGAAGACAAGGAAACCCTGTGCAAGATGATTGACTTAATGAGAC GAATAAAAAATCTCTTAAAGAAATATGAGCTTCCCAACTCAGACGAGGTCAATATGTACAAACAGAAGCTTGAAAGAATACATGCTGAATTCGTCAACACAATTCC gaAACGGAAAAGAGGATATGAAGATGATGATCATGTCACAAAAGAGCATCCTGTTGCAGAGGAG GAGGAATGGACTGATGAGGATTTAGAGTACTTGATGACATGA